The following coding sequences lie in one Porphyromonas asaccharolytica DSM 20707 genomic window:
- a CDS encoding rhomboid family intramembrane serine protease, translated as MRLAKRIDPDKQILWSITLLLVMFWLVDFIVRQLPAPLPTQWTRGVVDQLYLSCSPDALWHRPWTIVTYTLLHNSGLHLLLNLLLLWLFGEMLLRLSGWRQFVWSYLGGAVVGGGAFVLFTTLLRTGGVLLLGLPLVGASASVIALVGYMVGAAPREEIPLPLIGSLRVWQVGLFVFLLLLLAYGGYNVGGLIAHLAGVLWGCGLGLYQRRRQRTTRQQAILQDAQTARYRQLLEKVQQSGYQSLSDEERKQLIDHNNQWLDSSDHN; from the coding sequence ATGCGTTTGGCGAAGCGTATAGATCCTGACAAACAAATCCTATGGAGCATCACGCTCCTACTGGTAATGTTTTGGCTGGTGGACTTTATCGTTCGTCAGCTCCCTGCTCCGCTACCCACGCAGTGGACACGCGGGGTCGTGGATCAGCTCTACCTCTCCTGCTCGCCTGATGCTCTGTGGCACCGACCCTGGACCATCGTCACCTATACGCTCCTACACAATAGTGGTCTACACCTCCTGCTCAATCTACTGCTCCTATGGCTCTTTGGCGAGATGCTGCTACGCCTCAGCGGATGGCGACAGTTCGTCTGGAGCTATCTCGGGGGAGCAGTCGTAGGTGGAGGAGCCTTCGTCCTTTTTACCACGCTGCTACGTACTGGTGGGGTGCTTCTGCTGGGACTACCGCTCGTGGGAGCCTCTGCGTCGGTCATTGCCCTCGTAGGCTATATGGTGGGGGCTGCTCCTCGTGAGGAGATACCGCTACCCTTGATCGGCTCGCTCCGTGTGTGGCAGGTAGGGCTATTCGTCTTCCTCCTGCTACTCCTAGCCTATGGTGGGTACAACGTAGGCGGACTGATCGCCCACCTCGCCGGTGTCCTGTGGGGCTGTGGCCTAGGACTGTACCAGCGTCGGCGCCAGCGCACTACTCGCCAGCAGGCGATCCTACAAGATGCTCAGACGGCTCGCTATCGCCAGCTCCTAGAGAAGGTGCAGCAGTCTGGCTACCAGAGCCTATCCGATGAAGAACGGAAGCAGCTCATCGATCACAACAATCAGTGGCTTGACTCGTCAGACCACAACTAA
- a CDS encoding rhomboid family intramembrane serine protease, with product MHSFDTTPRIQIPPVTLNLLIINLIFYIAQQVVPRTGIDLTGLLGLHYVTAQGFHIWQPVTYMFLHGSFTHLFFNMFALFMFGVTIERTWGAQRFLLFYLVCGLTAALSQELVWGLTTVREVAGYEVIAFPDGTRMATEFFINQLLTIGASGAVFGLLLAFGWLYPNAAIYLFFIPIPIRAKYFVIGYGVIELFLGVANLQSDVAHFAHLGGMLGGLLLILLWRKQGKLYNAFGEAYRS from the coding sequence ATGCACTCATTCGATACAACACCTCGGATACAGATTCCTCCCGTGACGCTCAACCTGCTCATCATCAACCTGATCTTCTACATTGCTCAGCAGGTGGTGCCTCGTACAGGGATAGACCTGACGGGACTCCTAGGGCTGCACTACGTGACGGCTCAGGGCTTCCACATCTGGCAACCCGTGACCTATATGTTCCTTCACGGGAGCTTCACGCACCTCTTCTTCAATATGTTTGCGCTCTTTATGTTTGGCGTGACCATCGAGCGCACTTGGGGTGCTCAGCGCTTCCTGCTCTTCTACCTCGTCTGCGGACTGACCGCTGCGCTCTCGCAGGAGCTCGTCTGGGGCTTGACGACCGTCCGGGAGGTGGCCGGGTATGAGGTGATCGCCTTCCCCGACGGCACTCGTATGGCTACGGAGTTCTTTATCAATCAACTCCTCACGATAGGCGCTTCGGGAGCAGTCTTCGGACTCCTACTCGCCTTCGGCTGGCTCTACCCCAATGCTGCGATCTACCTCTTCTTCATCCCCATACCGATCAGAGCTAAGTACTTTGTCATCGGCTACGGAGTGATCGAGCTCTTCCTCGGCGTAGCAAATCTACAGAGTGACGTAGCTCACTTCGCCCATCTAGGGGGTATGCTAGGTGGTCTGCTCCTCATACTATTATGGCGTAAGCAAGGCAAGCTGTACAATGCGTTTGGCGAAGCGTATAGATCCTGA
- a CDS encoding putative LPS assembly protein LptD: MSSSVIVPRSLLRLLLLLCVGVAVVSCATQVRRTEPPAATPSQTESLDTIVADLSADTTRQQDTLPSPLARDSVATTVDSLAIKADTTLTPTAIDTLASDAETPVAESDSVELFRLEAPVTFSAEDSLVMTGDNMMYFFGPSEVKYQTMSIEANYLKIVSDSSEVYAQYVLDSLGQPTAKPKFADGDQKFESTTMKYNFKTGQGFITDVTTQQGEGYLTATQTKRLKDNTMYLKDGRYTTCDQHEHPHFYINLTRAKAKPEDKIVTGPVYLVMADVPLYFIGLPFAFFPFNEKQTSGIIMPSYGIDQTRGLYLTHGGLYLNLNDYWDLTLTGDVYTNGSWALNASSNYRKRYKYNGSVQAGYISTVQGDKDIPSTYSRSQDISLRWTHSQDPKADPLRNFSASVNFSTSSYNHNATQAVYDHQRRAENTKGSSISYRRSFVSIPLSLTGAFNIDQRSRDSTISVTLPNLSLSLSTIYPFKRKNRVGKERWYEKISLSYNGSLRNSITTKENLILKSNLIKDWRNGMQHSIPISASFDLFNYIKISPSINYTAYWYTSRVEKQWDEAQQRIVDADTTYGFYHLNNFSASLSMSTTLYGFYQPWRKLFGDRVQMIRHRLTPSISLSYAPDFGDPFWGYYREVDYVDTLGQAHNFVYTPYERGIFGYPGRGKTGSINFSFDNNVEMKWRLPSDSTSDEEQFKKISLIDQFGLRFSYNMAADSFRWSNLSTNLAIRLTKTFVLRLSAAFDPYEWDYYTDPQGNVRPYRVDKLRLLNGHGIGAFLGTGTSFNYTFTPQTFEKIGNWIGGIFNKKKKPSATDDEAAKSPADDPTAMGDRPGVDRMGFDGSSGGSPRSSYNQTDSWDDDGYLKFDVPWSFSFNYSINVAQDRQKFNTHRREFEYKFTQNLSFRGQLQPTPNWNFSFDANYNFDLKKLTGMTINITRDLHCWSLTASVIPLGAYKSYNVVIGVNASLLRDLKWEQHSLPTYGGGGWY, encoded by the coding sequence ATGTCTAGCTCTGTCATAGTCCCTCGCTCGCTCTTGCGACTGCTCCTCCTACTCTGCGTGGGTGTGGCGGTCGTGTCGTGTGCGACGCAAGTGCGACGTACTGAGCCGCCTGCAGCTACACCGTCACAGACAGAGTCGCTAGACACGATCGTAGCAGACCTATCGGCAGATACGACCCGCCAGCAGGATACCCTACCCTCACCCCTAGCTAGAGACTCTGTGGCAACGACCGTCGACAGCCTCGCCATCAAGGCGGATACGACGCTGACGCCTACCGCTATAGATACGTTGGCTAGTGACGCTGAGACACCTGTCGCAGAGAGCGACTCGGTAGAGCTTTTTAGGCTAGAGGCGCCTGTGACCTTCTCGGCAGAGGATTCGCTCGTCATGACGGGCGATAATATGATGTACTTCTTCGGTCCGAGCGAAGTCAAGTACCAGACGATGAGCATCGAGGCGAACTACCTCAAGATCGTCTCCGATAGCTCTGAGGTCTATGCTCAGTATGTCTTGGATAGTCTAGGGCAGCCGACGGCTAAGCCGAAGTTTGCCGATGGGGATCAGAAGTTTGAGAGTACGACGATGAAGTACAACTTCAAGACGGGGCAAGGCTTCATCACGGACGTGACAACCCAACAGGGCGAAGGCTATCTGACAGCTACGCAGACGAAGCGTCTCAAAGACAATACGATGTACCTCAAGGATGGTCGCTACACTACTTGCGACCAGCACGAGCATCCGCACTTTTACATCAATCTGACTCGTGCCAAGGCTAAGCCTGAGGACAAGATCGTTACGGGGCCTGTCTACCTAGTCATGGCTGACGTGCCGCTCTACTTCATCGGATTACCGTTTGCCTTCTTCCCCTTCAATGAGAAGCAGACTTCGGGCATCATCATGCCGAGCTACGGTATCGACCAGACACGAGGGCTCTACCTGACGCATGGTGGCCTTTATCTCAATCTGAACGACTACTGGGATCTGACGCTCACGGGCGATGTCTATACAAACGGCTCCTGGGCGCTCAATGCTTCATCAAACTATCGCAAGCGCTATAAGTACAACGGTAGCGTGCAGGCGGGATACATATCGACGGTCCAGGGAGACAAGGATATCCCCTCGACCTACAGTCGATCGCAGGATATATCGCTTAGGTGGACTCACTCACAAGACCCCAAAGCAGATCCGCTACGCAACTTCTCGGCATCGGTCAACTTCTCGACCAGTAGCTACAATCACAACGCCACCCAGGCGGTCTACGACCATCAGCGGCGTGCCGAGAATACTAAGGGCTCTAGCATTAGCTACCGCCGGAGCTTTGTGAGCATACCACTCTCACTAACGGGAGCCTTCAACATTGATCAGCGCTCACGCGACTCGACCATCAGTGTGACCCTGCCGAACCTCTCGCTCTCGCTCTCGACGATCTACCCCTTCAAGCGAAAGAACCGCGTCGGCAAGGAGCGTTGGTACGAGAAGATCTCGCTCAGCTACAACGGCTCGCTACGTAACAGCATCACCACCAAGGAGAATCTGATCCTCAAGAGCAATCTGATCAAAGATTGGCGCAACGGTATGCAGCACTCGATACCTATCTCCGCCTCTTTCGATCTCTTTAACTATATCAAGATCTCTCCCTCGATCAACTATACTGCCTACTGGTACACCTCACGTGTAGAGAAGCAGTGGGACGAGGCGCAGCAGCGGATCGTCGATGCCGACACGACTTACGGCTTCTACCACCTGAACAACTTTAGTGCGTCACTCTCAATGAGTACGACGCTCTACGGCTTTTACCAACCATGGCGGAAGCTCTTTGGCGATCGTGTGCAGATGATCCGTCATCGTCTGACACCCTCCATATCGCTCTCGTATGCTCCAGACTTTGGCGATCCTTTCTGGGGCTATTATCGTGAGGTAGACTATGTCGATACGCTGGGGCAGGCTCACAATTTCGTCTATACTCCTTACGAGCGTGGCATCTTCGGATACCCAGGACGAGGCAAGACCGGGTCGATCAACTTCTCCTTTGACAATAACGTGGAGATGAAGTGGCGCCTGCCGAGTGACTCGACGTCCGATGAGGAGCAGTTTAAGAAGATCTCGCTCATCGATCAGTTTGGTCTTCGCTTCTCCTACAACATGGCTGCCGACTCCTTCCGCTGGAGTAACCTCAGCACCAACCTGGCGATAAGGCTCACGAAGACTTTCGTGCTGCGTCTCTCCGCCGCCTTCGATCCTTACGAATGGGACTACTACACCGACCCACAAGGCAACGTGAGACCCTACCGTGTGGACAAGCTGCGTCTACTCAATGGGCACGGTATCGGCGCCTTCCTAGGCACGGGGACGAGCTTTAACTACACCTTTACACCGCAAACCTTCGAGAAAATCGGTAACTGGATCGGTGGGATCTTTAATAAGAAAAAGAAGCCGTCCGCTACAGACGATGAGGCTGCTAAGTCGCCAGCGGATGACCCCACCGCAATGGGCGATAGACCAGGGGTCGACAGGATGGGATTCGATGGCTCTTCTGGTGGCAGTCCACGCAGTAGCTACAACCAAACGGATAGCTGGGACGACGATGGATACTTGAAGTTTGACGTGCCGTGGAGCTTCTCCTTCAACTATAGTATTAATGTAGCGCAGGATAGACAGAAGTTCAACACGCACCGACGGGAGTTTGAGTATAAGTTTACCCAAAACCTCTCCTTCCGCGGGCAGCTACAGCCTACGCCCAACTGGAACTTCTCCTTTGATGCCAACTACAACTTTGACCTAAAGAAGCTGACGGGTATGACGATCAATATCACGCGTGACCTGCACTGCTGGTCTCTCACGGCGAGTGTCATCCCCCTCGGAGCCTACAAGTCGTACAACGTCGTGATCGGTGTCAACGCCTCCCTGCTCCGTGATCTCAAGTGGGAGCAGCACAGCCTGCCCACCTATGGTGGCGGTGGCTGGTACTAA
- a CDS encoding SIMPL domain-containing protein, with protein MDMNKQWTFWAALVLAIAFVLGIWIAGSTYLSVRKQRIVSVTGNAEQDFESDLIVWSASFRVQRATLSEAYTEIERERTVVQDYLQRSGLKPDGYSFGSLDVSQNYSSGYDTHGNYQQVPNGYVLTQSVTITSGDLDGVEELSKSISSLISQGVEITSQAPAYYYTNLDDLKHQMLRQASEDALDRAEEIASGSRGKVGKLQNASMGVFQIVGKNAGEDYSWGGAFNTSSRQKTISVTVRATYALR; from the coding sequence ATGGATATGAATAAGCAGTGGACCTTTTGGGCAGCCTTGGTACTGGCTATCGCCTTTGTCCTAGGCATTTGGATCGCAGGCTCGACTTACCTATCGGTGCGCAAGCAGCGTATCGTCTCGGTTACGGGCAATGCAGAGCAAGACTTCGAGAGTGATCTGATCGTGTGGAGTGCTTCCTTCCGCGTGCAGCGTGCTACGCTGAGCGAGGCCTACACGGAGATAGAGCGTGAGCGCACGGTCGTACAGGATTACCTCCAGCGGTCTGGCTTGAAGCCTGACGGCTACTCCTTCGGGAGCCTAGATGTATCGCAAAACTACAGCAGTGGCTACGATACGCATGGCAACTATCAGCAGGTACCCAACGGTTATGTTCTCACGCAGAGCGTGACCATAACGAGTGGCGACCTAGATGGTGTCGAGGAGCTCTCCAAGAGTATCTCCTCGCTCATCTCGCAGGGGGTGGAGATAACGAGCCAAGCGCCCGCCTACTACTACACGAACCTCGACGACCTCAAGCATCAGATGCTACGTCAAGCCTCTGAGGATGCACTAGATCGTGCCGAGGAGATCGCCTCAGGAAGCCGTGGTAAGGTGGGCAAGCTACAGAATGCCTCGATGGGCGTCTTCCAGATCGTTGGCAAAAACGCTGGTGAAGACTACTCGTGGGGTGGCGCTTTCAACACCTCCTCACGCCAGAAGACGATCTCCGTAACTGTCCGCGCTACCTACGCGCTGCGCTAG
- the trxB gene encoding thioredoxin-disulfide reductase gives MSQDKTIRCLIIGSGPAGYTAAIYASRANLSPILYQGLQPGGQLTTTTEVENFPGFPEGITGPQLLEQMRQQAERFGTDIRSGEVTRIDLSARPFKVEIDGSTELTAHSVIIATGARAKYLGLDDEKKYAGMGVSACATCDGFFYRKKRVAVVGGGDTACEEALYLAGIAEHVYLIVRKDHLRASKVMQERLFARENIEVLFEHNTVGLFGDNGVEGAHLVYKKGTPEEAKRDIAIDGFFLAIGHKPNTDFLAGQLELDAAGYIVTREGRPLTSVDGVFAAGDVADPRYRQAITSAGTGCRAALEVEKYLLEKGL, from the coding sequence ATGTCACAAGACAAGACTATACGCTGCCTGATCATCGGATCAGGACCTGCTGGATATACAGCTGCTATTTACGCTTCACGGGCTAATCTCTCCCCCATACTCTATCAGGGACTACAACCTGGAGGACAGCTCACTACGACCACTGAAGTGGAGAATTTCCCCGGCTTCCCCGAGGGCATCACGGGTCCTCAGCTCCTCGAGCAGATGCGCCAGCAAGCAGAGCGTTTTGGCACAGACATACGCTCAGGCGAAGTCACACGCATAGACCTATCGGCGCGCCCCTTCAAGGTTGAGATCGACGGCTCTACAGAGCTGACAGCTCATTCCGTCATCATCGCCACGGGTGCTCGCGCTAAGTATCTCGGGCTAGATGACGAAAAGAAGTATGCCGGCATGGGTGTCTCGGCATGCGCTACGTGCGACGGCTTTTTCTATCGCAAGAAGCGTGTAGCCGTCGTAGGTGGTGGCGACACAGCTTGTGAGGAGGCGCTCTACCTAGCAGGCATTGCAGAGCATGTTTACCTGATCGTGCGCAAGGATCATCTGCGCGCCTCTAAGGTAATGCAGGAGAGACTCTTCGCACGGGAAAACATTGAAGTGCTCTTCGAGCACAATACGGTCGGACTCTTTGGCGACAACGGCGTGGAGGGTGCCCACCTTGTGTATAAGAAGGGGACACCCGAAGAGGCTAAGCGTGATATAGCAATCGACGGTTTCTTCCTAGCTATCGGACATAAGCCCAATACCGACTTCCTTGCAGGGCAGCTGGAGCTCGATGCGGCAGGCTATATCGTAACCCGAGAGGGTAGACCGCTCACCAGTGTCGATGGCGTTTTTGCTGCTGGCGACGTCGCTGATCCACGCTACCGACAGGCTATCACCTCTGCCGGTACTGGCTGCCGCGCTGCGCTCGAGGTAGAGAAGTATCTCCTTGAGAAGGGTCTGTAA
- the rsxA gene encoding electron transport complex subunit RsxA, with translation MKFLIIFIVAVFVNNVVLSQFLGICPFLGVSKKVSTATGMGAAVTFVLLLATMVTWLVQTYILVPLGLEFLQTIAFILVIATLVQMIEMIIKKISPALYQALGVFLPLITTNCCVLGVAILVIQKEFTYAESLMYAVSIGIGFLLAMVIFAGIREQLAKTGSTPRAMKGTPIALITAGILAMAFMGFSGLASL, from the coding sequence ATGAAATTTCTTATCATATTCATCGTTGCTGTCTTTGTCAACAACGTAGTCCTCTCCCAGTTCCTCGGCATATGCCCCTTCTTAGGAGTCTCTAAGAAAGTCTCTACCGCCACGGGCATGGGAGCAGCCGTCACCTTTGTCTTGCTTCTAGCGACGATGGTCACCTGGCTCGTACAGACCTATATACTGGTTCCTCTAGGACTCGAATTCCTACAAACCATCGCTTTCATCCTTGTCATCGCCACGCTCGTGCAGATGATTGAGATGATCATTAAGAAGATCTCCCCCGCGCTCTATCAGGCGCTCGGTGTCTTCCTCCCGCTGATCACGACGAACTGCTGTGTACTCGGTGTCGCCATCCTCGTTATCCAGAAGGAGTTCACCTACGCTGAGTCGCTTATGTACGCCGTTTCCATCGGTATCGGCTTCCTCCTCGCTATGGTCATCTTCGCCGGTATCCGCGAGCAGCTCGCCAAGACCGGCAGCACGCCTCGGGCTATGAAGGGTACTCCCATCGCCCTCATCACCGCAGGCATCCTAGCGATGGCCTTCATGGGCTTCTCAGGTCTAGCCAGTCTCTAA
- a CDS encoding RnfABCDGE type electron transport complex subunit E, which produces MNKYIKTITNGIITENPTFVLLLGMCPTLATTTSAINGLSMGLATTFVLICSNVMISLLKRLIPDAVRIPAFIVVIAGFVTVLQMIIKAYLPALDQSLGIFIPLIVVNCIVLGRAESTASKSSVGISFFDGVGIGLGFTIGLTLLGIVREMLGGGSFFGLSAYPNDFSALLFVLPPGAFIALGLLIGIYHAITKKQ; this is translated from the coding sequence ATGAATAAGTATATCAAGACAATTACCAATGGTATCATTACGGAGAACCCCACCTTCGTGCTTCTCCTCGGTATGTGTCCTACCTTGGCGACCACCACGTCGGCCATCAACGGACTCAGCATGGGACTAGCCACCACCTTTGTGCTTATCTGCTCCAATGTGATGATCTCCCTTCTGAAGCGACTCATACCCGATGCGGTACGTATCCCCGCCTTTATCGTTGTGATCGCAGGCTTTGTGACCGTACTACAGATGATTATCAAGGCATACCTACCAGCACTCGATCAGAGTCTCGGCATCTTCATCCCGCTGATCGTGGTCAACTGTATTGTCCTCGGACGTGCCGAGTCCACCGCCTCTAAGAGTAGCGTCGGCATATCCTTCTTCGACGGTGTCGGTATCGGACTAGGCTTCACCATCGGACTAACGCTCCTAGGCATCGTACGCGAGATGCTCGGAGGCGGTTCATTCTTTGGTCTGAGCGCTTATCCCAACGACTTCTCCGCACTACTCTTCGTGCTGCCTCCAGGAGCCTTCATCGCTCTAGGACTACTCATCGGTATCTATCACGCTATCACTAAGAAGCAATAG
- a CDS encoding FMN-binding protein, whose amino-acid sequence MKKLPSTLPNMILSLGIICLIIAGILALVNVATRDTIAQAETKAKVEAIKEIVPAFDNNPYEEQDTVALESEPRPLIVYPAMQGGQPVGYAIETYTDAGFAGHIDIMVGFDMQSQIVGFKVLKHEETPGLGAKIQEWFTSPAPNADLIRDVRGLDMSQASPLKVSKDGGKVDAITAATISSRAFIDAIERAYRVYQSVVGEGGPTAQPTESNCSLPEREVIDSLFNTLLPAYRLVNKEKTGTADDGTPWLIQSYGTNDMSETIGLLVVTTSDDDYEGRCLPMLVCFDNSGALTAFAIADVNATGKLISISENYGGNQDPATTKPSKKSLIGKKVTPASLKLREDGGSIDAVSGSTVSSRAILQGIARAQRIFVEASANESTK is encoded by the coding sequence ATGAAGAAGCTACCCTCTACACTCCCCAATATGATCCTCTCACTCGGGATCATCTGTCTGATCATCGCTGGCATCTTAGCCTTGGTCAATGTAGCGACCAGAGACACCATCGCACAGGCCGAGACGAAAGCTAAGGTCGAAGCGATCAAAGAGATCGTCCCAGCCTTTGACAATAATCCTTACGAAGAGCAAGACACTGTCGCACTCGAGAGCGAGCCTCGTCCACTCATCGTTTATCCCGCCATGCAGGGCGGTCAGCCCGTCGGCTATGCCATCGAGACCTATACCGATGCCGGCTTTGCTGGTCACATAGATATCATGGTAGGCTTTGATATGCAGAGCCAGATCGTCGGCTTCAAGGTGCTCAAGCACGAGGAGACGCCAGGACTAGGTGCTAAGATACAAGAGTGGTTCACCTCTCCCGCTCCGAATGCTGATCTCATCCGTGACGTGCGCGGATTAGATATGAGCCAAGCTTCGCCACTCAAGGTCTCTAAGGACGGCGGTAAGGTCGATGCCATCACCGCAGCGACCATCTCCAGTAGAGCCTTCATCGATGCCATCGAGCGAGCTTACCGAGTCTATCAGAGCGTTGTCGGCGAGGGCGGCCCCACGGCACAGCCCACCGAGAGCAACTGTTCGCTCCCCGAGCGAGAGGTCATCGACAGCCTCTTCAACACGCTGCTCCCCGCTTATCGCCTTGTGAACAAGGAGAAGACCGGCACCGCTGACGACGGCACTCCTTGGCTGATCCAGAGCTACGGCACCAACGATATGAGTGAGACCATAGGTCTACTCGTTGTCACCACCAGTGATGACGACTACGAGGGGCGTTGTCTCCCGATGCTCGTCTGCTTTGACAATAGCGGCGCACTCACAGCCTTTGCCATAGCTGATGTCAATGCCACGGGCAAGCTCATCTCCATCAGTGAAAATTACGGAGGCAACCAAGACCCCGCTACCACCAAGCCCTCGAAGAAGTCCCTTATCGGCAAGAAGGTCACACCCGCTAGCCTCAAGCTACGTGAAGATGGCGGATCTATAGACGCTGTCTCAGGCTCTACGGTTTCTTCGCGCGCTATCCTACAGGGCATCGCCCGTGCGCAGCGCATCTTTGTAGAGGCTTCTGCCAACGAATCAACTAAGTAA
- a CDS encoding RnfABCDGE type electron transport complex subunit D: MAQQVIVSPSPHIHSGDTISKNMYGVLIALIPAFLVMLYQFRTDALLITAISVASCMLTEWVITRFFLHRPCRLLDGSALLTGVILAFNLPASLPWWLVLMGGVVAIGIGKMAFGGLGNNIFNPALVGRVFLLISYPAQMTTWKLPARLAEQAPDAVSAATPLGILKSGAIDQLPDSLQLLVGFNFSSMGEVSAIAILLGLAYLLIRRIITWHTPVAIIVSAFVLSGIMHLYDPAMYASPFFHLLTGGLLFGAVFMATDYVTSPISHRAQLIYGCMIGLLTVIIRLWGSYPEGMSFAILIMNAFTPLLNNYIKPRHFGHVVKSRKEAKR, encoded by the coding sequence ATGGCACAACAAGTCATCGTATCACCCTCACCGCATATCCATAGCGGTGACACCATTAGCAAGAATATGTATGGGGTGCTGATTGCTTTGATACCAGCATTCCTCGTCATGCTCTACCAGTTTAGGACAGACGCTCTACTTATCACCGCTATCTCGGTAGCCTCCTGTATGCTCACGGAGTGGGTCATCACCCGCTTCTTCCTGCATCGTCCCTGTCGGCTACTAGATGGGTCAGCGCTCCTGACAGGCGTCATCCTAGCCTTCAACCTTCCTGCCTCGCTCCCCTGGTGGCTCGTCCTCATGGGTGGTGTCGTCGCCATCGGCATTGGCAAGATGGCTTTTGGCGGACTGGGCAATAACATATTCAACCCCGCACTCGTCGGACGTGTCTTCCTCCTCATCTCCTATCCTGCGCAGATGACCACGTGGAAGCTGCCCGCCCGTCTTGCTGAGCAAGCTCCCGATGCGGTCTCTGCAGCGACGCCTCTAGGCATCCTCAAGTCAGGCGCTATCGATCAGCTACCCGACTCATTGCAGCTCCTCGTCGGCTTCAACTTCTCCTCCATGGGAGAGGTGAGTGCCATCGCTATCCTCCTCGGCTTAGCTTATCTACTCATCCGACGCATCATCACGTGGCATACGCCCGTGGCTATCATCGTCTCCGCCTTCGTACTGAGTGGCATCATGCACCTCTACGACCCAGCGATGTATGCTAGTCCCTTCTTCCACCTACTGACTGGTGGTCTGCTCTTTGGTGCGGTCTTTATGGCGACCGACTACGTCACCTCGCCTATCTCGCATCGTGCGCAGCTCATCTACGGCTGTATGATCGGACTACTCACCGTCATCATCCGCTTGTGGGGTTCTTACCCTGAGGGTATGTCCTTTGCCATCCTCATTATGAATGCGTTCACCCCACTACTCAACAACTACATCAAGCCACGGCACTTCGGTCATGTGGTCAAATCTAGAAAGGAGGCTAAAAGATGA